One window from the genome of Thermodesulfobacteriota bacterium encodes:
- a CDS encoding Xaa-Pro peptidase family protein, whose protein sequence is METVPPSEIESRILRFQKALAEKGLDGAFVLQNVDRYYFSGTIQTSVLFIPREGEPALMVQKGFERARRESPLKDVLPVVGRGQIKKRLKERGWLRLKRIGLEMDVLPINLFFRYQQTYPEYEWVDVSEAILRLRMIKSPYEVEQLRRAAAILHKGYLEIGGILREGMTELEVDGHLALIARREGHMGVMRMRGWNQEMTHAHVLAGETGAAVSFLDSPHGGMGNTPAMAQGASFRRIGRNEPIGIDYGVGVNGYIADQFRTFVIGELPDDLRMAHDLSLEIHALFVEKARPGIPCSELYRFLLERVKRSAFEGYFNGYGEGKVRFIGHGLGLEIDEYPILSPRFNQTLEPGMVIALEPMFVFPDRGIVGLEDDYLITPSGAERLTLTDQVLLMVETRP, encoded by the coding sequence ATGGAGACCGTCCCTCCAAGCGAAATCGAATCCCGCATCCTGAGGTTTCAGAAGGCCCTTGCGGAGAAGGGACTTGACGGCGCCTTCGTCCTCCAGAACGTGGATCGATACTACTTCTCGGGGACCATCCAGACCTCCGTCCTCTTCATCCCTCGAGAAGGGGAACCGGCCCTGATGGTCCAAAAGGGGTTCGAAAGGGCCCGCCGGGAATCCCCGCTGAAAGACGTCCTCCCCGTCGTGGGAAGGGGCCAGATCAAAAAGAGATTGAAAGAAAGGGGATGGCTCCGACTGAAAAGGATCGGTCTCGAGATGGATGTCCTCCCGATCAACCTCTTTTTCCGGTACCAGCAGACCTATCCCGAATATGAATGGGTCGATGTCTCAGAGGCGATTTTAAGGCTCCGGATGATCAAGTCCCCTTACGAAGTGGAACAGCTCCGGAGGGCCGCTGCGATCCTGCACAAGGGATACCTGGAAATCGGAGGGATCCTCCGCGAAGGGATGACCGAGCTCGAAGTCGATGGACACCTGGCCCTGATCGCCCGACGGGAAGGCCACATGGGCGTGATGAGGATGCGGGGTTGGAACCAGGAGATGACCCATGCCCATGTCCTCGCCGGAGAGACCGGCGCGGCCGTCTCCTTCCTCGATAGCCCTCACGGCGGGATGGGCAATACCCCAGCCATGGCCCAGGGGGCCAGTTTTCGAAGGATCGGCCGGAACGAACCCATCGGGATCGATTACGGGGTCGGGGTAAACGGCTACATCGCGGATCAATTCAGGACATTTGTCATAGGCGAGCTTCCGGACGATTTGAGGATGGCTCACGATCTCTCCCTCGAGATCCACGCTCTCTTCGTCGAAAAGGCAAGGCCCGGGATTCCCTGCTCGGAGCTCTACCGCTTCCTCCTGGAGAGGGTAAAACGTTCGGCCTTCGAAGGATACTTCAACGGCTACGGTGAGGGAAAGGTGAGATTCATCGGACACGGGCTTGGCCTTGAGATCGATGAATACCCCATCCTCTCCCCCCGCTTTAACCAGACCCTCGAGCCCGGCATGGTCATCGCCCTCGAGCCGATGTTCGTCTTCCCGGACAGGGGGATCGTCGGATTGGAGGACGATTATTTGATCACCCCATCGGGAGCGGAACGCCTCACCCTCACCGACCAGGTCCTCCTTATGGTCGAAACGAGGCCCTGA
- a CDS encoding O-methyltransferase encodes MAMIHTLSVWALLLMAVGWSSAQPMERTPLDQRVDRFLKENRNRWRDWNVPYEDGKVLYSLILKHGYRRALEIGTSTGHSAIWMAWALSKTGGRLWTIEINESRYRMALQNFKKAGVEAFIKAHLADAHQLVRELEGPFDSIFSDADKDWYLQYFKELDPKLAVGGCFTAHNVLQGHKGIKDFLDYVRSLPYYETTIDRSSRAGLSISYKVSK; translated from the coding sequence ATGGCCATGATCCACACTCTCTCGGTTTGGGCCCTTCTCCTGATGGCGGTCGGCTGGTCGTCTGCGCAGCCGATGGAGAGGACCCCTCTGGATCAGAGGGTCGATAGATTCTTGAAGGAAAACCGGAACCGGTGGCGCGACTGGAACGTGCCCTACGAGGACGGGAAGGTCTTGTACTCCCTGATCCTAAAACACGGCTACAGACGGGCCCTGGAGATCGGGACATCGACCGGCCATTCGGCCATCTGGATGGCCTGGGCCTTGAGCAAGACAGGAGGCAGGCTCTGGACCATCGAGATCAACGAGAGCCGCTACCGGATGGCCCTTCAAAACTTCAAGAAGGCAGGGGTGGAGGCCTTCATCAAGGCCCATTTGGCCGATGCCCACCAGCTCGTGAGGGAGCTGGAAGGGCCTTTCGATTCCATCTTTTCAGATGCGGACAAGGATTGGTATCTTCAATATTTCAAGGAGTTGGATCCAAAACTGGCCGTGGGCGGCTGTTTTACCGCCCATAACGTCCTTCAAGGCCACAAGGGGATCAAAGATTTCCTCGACTATGTCCGGAGCCTCCCGTATTATGAGACCACGATCGATCGTTCAAGCCGGGCGGGTCTCTCCATCAGCTACAAGGTCTCGAAATGA
- a CDS encoding MBL fold metallo-hydrolase, which produces MKGWFRMVLLGSLLTILVWGRGEGACRNPNLAGWGYLLTPASVSGWVEIKWFGHSFFQITSSEGTRIITDPFGPMGFPMPEVWPHIVTVGREHGNHNNVSLAKGNPIVLRGLKGGGEDWNEIHFTFRDVLIYNVPIHQRTPPGYGASFKGSAFVFEVDGLCILHSGDVSEPFNEDQLELIGHVDILLQVIGGVFTIGPEGAKKIVERLKPKVVIPMHYWHQSNVLERFLDGPYRVRFLNTNQVRYSKETLPKETEIIVLKVLREGDL; this is translated from the coding sequence ATGAAAGGATGGTTTCGGATGGTCCTTTTGGGATCCCTTCTTACGATCCTCGTTTGGGGAAGGGGTGAAGGGGCCTGTCGCAATCCGAACCTGGCTGGGTGGGGATACCTCCTGACGCCGGCCTCGGTCTCGGGTTGGGTCGAGATCAAGTGGTTCGGCCACTCCTTCTTTCAGATCACCTCGAGCGAGGGGACGAGGATCATCACCGATCCTTTCGGCCCCATGGGATTCCCCATGCCCGAGGTCTGGCCCCACATCGTCACCGTCGGGAGGGAGCATGGCAATCACAACAATGTGAGCCTCGCCAAGGGGAACCCGATCGTCCTGAGGGGTTTGAAGGGAGGCGGGGAGGACTGGAACGAGATCCACTTCACCTTCCGGGACGTCCTCATCTACAACGTCCCCATCCATCAGAGGACGCCCCCTGGCTACGGCGCCAGCTTCAAGGGGTCGGCCTTCGTCTTCGAGGTGGACGGCCTCTGCATCCTCCATTCGGGCGATGTGAGCGAACCCTTCAACGAGGATCAGCTGGAGCTGATCGGACACGTGGACATCCTCCTCCAGGTCATCGGAGGGGTCTTCACCATCGGGCCGGAGGGGGCGAAGAAGATCGTCGAGAGGCTGAAGCCGAAGGTGGTGATCCCCATGCACTACTGGCATCAGTCGAACGTCCTCGAGAGATTCCTCGATGGGCCTTACCGCGTTCGGTTCCTCAACACGAACCAGGTGAGGTACAGCAAGGAGACGCTTCCGAAGGAGACCGAGATCATCGTCCTGAAGGTCTTGAGGGAGGGCGATCTGTAG
- a CDS encoding glutamine amidotransferase produces the protein MSPRAIFADPLLPVWIIPLLLLLGGGCVLLHYRFVRKRLSPFRATLLSLLRFFTFASLIAFFLNPLSVEKRERKVLPSLAILLDTSPTMGLPEGEGKGSRLEEAKALLMEGSHPLLRSLSESYVVNLYRLGPSLMPLKGEELGPLKPGEKKGDLGEALGKLAGKVSLVLLLSDGNLSWKEGVSADLPVLCLPSGDPRTYKDILVKGVKSPHLAFRGREIGIDVTIGVYGYRWLTLPVVLKEGTKVIAAKEVRIEEGPSEVNLTLSFTPERVGPHHLTLSVPVQSDEAISFNNRIDFSLKVARDKIRVLMVSGSPSLNYRFMRMALKSDPSIDLLSFVILRTPSDILNVPLHEQSLIPFPVETLFSKELDHFDLLVFDNLPAHLYITPNYYGRIRDFVRNGGGFALIGGPHLLDGGRYAGTPLEEVLPLRLTGREDYRRTGTKKVQLTRAGRSHPVTQLSTDGKENESLWREMPGLDGFNLLEPKAFKDVLLEGGDGEPRPILIAGQYGRGRTLVLGTDFSWKWYMGMVAKGDGHWAYVKFVERMVRWLTKEESLGPGRIHLPERPAEVGQELELRIRMGEGNLSLPKEGPILSIFGPDGAKVTPRLKAGESTAESIATFVPSKEGVYRIKLESGDGVREEFLTVGRAKEDWEGRPDHERLKAISRATGGILLRDVDHLLKELEAMGRREERRLIEERRVHLWNSAFVLAILLGLLSLEWFLRRRWGLI, from the coding sequence ATGAGCCCTCGAGCGATCTTCGCAGACCCCCTGCTTCCGGTCTGGATCATACCTCTTCTCCTCCTGCTGGGAGGGGGCTGCGTCCTCCTCCATTACCGGTTCGTCCGAAAAAGGCTCTCCCCTTTCAGGGCGACGCTCCTAAGCCTTCTCCGATTCTTCACCTTCGCTTCGCTTATCGCCTTCTTCCTCAACCCTCTCTCGGTCGAAAAGAGGGAGAGGAAGGTCCTCCCCTCTTTGGCCATCCTCCTCGATACATCACCGACGATGGGCCTTCCAGAAGGCGAAGGAAAGGGAAGCAGGCTCGAGGAGGCGAAGGCGCTCTTGATGGAAGGATCTCATCCCCTCCTCCGATCCCTCTCCGAGAGTTACGTGGTAAACCTATATCGCCTCGGCCCGTCTTTGATGCCCCTGAAGGGGGAGGAGTTGGGTCCTTTGAAGCCGGGAGAAAAGAAGGGAGACCTCGGGGAGGCCTTGGGAAAGCTTGCGGGTAAGGTCTCCCTCGTCCTCCTTTTGAGCGATGGAAACCTAAGCTGGAAGGAGGGGGTCTCGGCGGACCTTCCCGTTCTCTGTCTGCCCTCAGGCGACCCCCGCACCTATAAAGACATCCTGGTAAAGGGGGTCAAGTCGCCCCATCTGGCCTTTCGGGGGAGGGAGATCGGGATCGATGTGACGATCGGCGTTTACGGATATCGGTGGCTTACGCTTCCCGTGGTCTTAAAAGAGGGGACAAAGGTGATCGCCGCAAAGGAGGTCCGGATCGAGGAGGGTCCTTCGGAGGTGAACCTCACCCTCTCCTTCACTCCAGAAAGGGTGGGGCCCCATCACCTCACCCTTTCGGTTCCGGTCCAATCCGACGAGGCCATCTCCTTCAACAACAGGATCGACTTCTCCCTCAAGGTTGCGAGGGATAAGATCCGGGTCCTCATGGTCTCGGGTTCCCCAAGCCTCAACTACCGGTTCATGAGGATGGCCCTTAAGAGCGATCCCTCCATCGACCTGCTCTCCTTCGTCATTCTGAGGACGCCTTCGGACATCCTCAACGTCCCGCTCCACGAACAGAGCCTGATCCCTTTTCCCGTGGAGACCCTCTTCTCGAAGGAACTGGATCATTTCGATCTCCTCGTCTTCGACAACCTTCCCGCCCACCTCTACATCACCCCCAATTATTACGGAAGGATCCGGGATTTTGTGAGAAATGGGGGCGGGTTTGCCCTGATCGGTGGGCCCCACCTCCTTGACGGTGGGCGGTATGCGGGAACCCCTCTCGAGGAGGTCCTCCCCCTCCGGCTCACCGGAAGGGAAGATTATCGAAGGACGGGGACGAAGAAAGTTCAGCTGACCCGTGCCGGAAGGTCCCATCCCGTCACCCAGCTCTCGACCGATGGGAAAGAGAACGAATCCCTCTGGAGGGAGATGCCCGGCCTCGACGGGTTCAACCTGCTCGAACCGAAAGCCTTTAAGGATGTCCTGCTCGAGGGTGGGGATGGAGAACCAAGGCCCATCCTCATCGCGGGCCAGTATGGAAGAGGAAGGACCCTCGTCCTGGGCACCGACTTCTCCTGGAAATGGTATATGGGAATGGTGGCTAAGGGGGATGGCCATTGGGCCTATGTTAAGTTCGTCGAAAGGATGGTGCGGTGGCTGACGAAGGAGGAGAGCCTTGGTCCCGGCCGGATCCATCTCCCCGAGAGGCCTGCGGAGGTTGGCCAGGAACTCGAATTGAGGATCAGGATGGGGGAGGGGAATCTCTCCCTCCCGAAAGAAGGCCCCATCCTCTCCATCTTCGGCCCCGATGGGGCGAAGGTGACGCCTCGTCTGAAGGCGGGCGAATCCACCGCTGAATCCATTGCCACCTTCGTCCCTTCGAAGGAGGGGGTCTATCGCATCAAACTGGAGTCAGGCGATGGAGTCAGGGAGGAGTTTCTGACCGTGGGAAGGGCCAAAGAAGATTGGGAAGGCAGGCCAGACCATGAAAGGCTTAAGGCCATCTCCCGGGCGACGGGTGGTATCCTGTTGAGAGATGTGGACCATCTCTTGAAGGAGTTGGAGGCTATGGGCAGGAGAGAGGAGCGGCGTCTTATAGAGGAGAGAAGGGTCCATCTTTGGAACTCGGCCTTTGTACTCGCAATCCTCCTCGGCCTCCTGAGCTTGGAGTGGTTTCTCCGCAGGAGATGGGGGTTGATCTGA